The Dermochelys coriacea isolate rDerCor1 chromosome 13, rDerCor1.pri.v4, whole genome shotgun sequence genome includes the window TGAAAAGGGGACATCTACAGACAGATGAGGGTCTTTTTAaggaataaatataaaataaactccATGCTGTGCCCTTCATACAACATCTCTACTCCGCTTCCACTTGAAGTGTTTGAATGTCATAACTCATGTTAGACTTTACATTTAGCcaagtgctcagataccaaggACTATGGTACAAATGGGGCTCATAGCAAGTCTACAGTCATGCAGACTATTGCCATTATCCTCATTTGTCTGTCACATCCCTTGTTGCTCCTGCTCTTAAAACTTAAAATTAAGCTCCTCAGAGCAGAGACTTTCCACCACAGGTTTGTCCCAAACCTGACCCAACAGTGGAGAAGTCTTTTTGATCTGTGTTACAccgcacccagcacaatgggtcctgggtCTATGCCCAGGGCTCCTACATAGTACCACattatgaagaagaagaagaagagactCCCAATCCCAACTGAGGCtgctacaataaaaataaagtgtaaatgCAACTGGAAAGCCCCAAAGCCAAATTACCAAACGATGGAGTTTGAACCTTACAGGTCTAGTAAGAAAGGAGTGTGCTCTAACTCTGTTCCCCATGGTGGCTGCATTTGCAGTATAGGTCTTAACTCTGTCCCAGTGTTGTGAGAATGTTGTGCTGGGGCTAAGCGGTGTTTGAATCTCATCTCTCTGCTGTTCAGGATGGTGCAGTTAAGGAGAACTCTGTGGCCCCTCACACCTAGAAGAGGAGAGTCAAGTTGGGGCTCTACTGGAGAGGGCTTCACAGTGTGGCTGGCACCAACCCCGCTGCTTACATACCACATATATGGGTGCAGTATAAAAAAACTGCCCTAAAATAGAGCTTGTCTATTGTTTGGAAACAACATACAACTCTACAGTTGCACACAGAGGGAGGCTTTCCCTACTGTATGTACCTGTATATAGCCTTGgcagaattaaatatttttatataattttgatgaCCAATATGCTTATTTATAagctttttacatttttgttaatttaaatcagaagttttcaaactgtggggtgtgccctCCTAGGAGGGAGCAGAGGAACATTCCCGGAAGGGGGTGCGGAGGGGGAAGGCTAGCGGTGACGCCAGCCCTgcatggcagggctcagggaggTGCACCACTTCcagcccctgactcacctcagcggGCCACCTAGCCTGTGGATCAGTGTCACCATGCACAGGAGCCGTACCAATTTCTGCTCCCAGCAGCCTCCATACCCAGCAGTGGCTCCACCCCCAGACACCGTTACAcacaccttcccccaccctgtaaaccggagtgggggggaaggcagGTATTGTGCTATTTTTGTCTGGGTTCAGGGGGGTCCAACCAAAAATTTTAACTCAAATGAGGGGCTCAGCTCAGAAAGTTGAAAACTGCTGATTTAATTTTTCCACCGAGAGGGATATCATGGGGCGGGTGTCAGGGtcagaattatttaaaaacagtagatgttgagattcaaaaacgTTAAAGCTTCATAACTGTTAAAATGCAAGTTGTCAACTTCACAGGTCAAAATACAGAGTAAaatagccttaaaaaaaaaaaaatcacactctaaTAAGTCTCAAGCAACTATTTGCCTCTTAGTAAActgttatcaatggaaatatttttatcaatttgtGCACATGCAGTGGAATTGATGTGCatcgacatttaccaataaagctctcattctgccaagcctacctgTATAGAAGAACCCTGCTCTGGCCAGTTGCTCAGGATACAACTCTGTGTATGGTGGCCAGCTCTGGAAAGTGGCTAGTCGCATCGCCTCGGTTTCCATCTCCGGGTATTCTGGTTGACGGGGTAGGGCTGTCTCTTCCACATCCATCCTCTGTAGGaggctgaggatctgcccatCCACATAGTCCAAGATCTCCAGAAAGGGGAGCATCCGCTGGTTGCCAACGTCTTCACCACAGATGAACTTACAGGTAGGAAAAAATTTTTGGTGCTCTTGCATGGGTTGATCCtcagcctcccagctcctcaagATACCACCACAGCAGAAGCACTGCACTCGGTCACCAGGACCCAGGAAGAAAAAGCCAGCCTTAGccaggtctgtggcagagacaggtgAGCTCTCTGGCCACTGCCGGAAAGTCCTTAGTCTCTTCTCTTCGCTCCGCATGCTGGTTTTAGACAGCCGAAAATGCCTTGGCCCAGACCCGATCTCCTCTGGGGGAAAGCTATCCTCCATGTCCCAGcactgagagaggaaaaaaaatatatataaaagacaATTCCTCAGTGACCAGCTGTATTCCTGATGTCAGGCAACACTCAGACTGCCAGTCTGCATTCACAATCCCCACAGCTCATCCTGCTACATGTTCTAGAAAACTCGTGGTCTCAACAAAGCCAAGCATATTCCTGAATTGCAGCCAAACCAGAGATTCAGATGGTCTATGCCCTGATGCTGCTTTttcctgccccctttccctcAATCCCCACCAATGTCTGGAGGGAAGAGACCAGCAGTTTTCCCCTTCCAGTCTCTCAAGTCACAGGGAAGCTGAAGTAGTTTGCAGGAAAAGCAAAAACAAGGCCAGGCCTATTCAATGCACTTGGATAAAGTCACCCCAGCTTTCAGTCTCTGATCTGAACAGTGAACACTCAGTCACCTCTCTAGCCTTTAACAAAAGTATAAAAAGGATTTAATTCCTTGGTTTGCTTTTCTAGAGACACAATGTTCAACAAGCCAGACGCCTACACAGAGTAGCCAAGACCCAAGCAAATGTTTCCTCATGTTATCCCTTTTATAACAAAACCAGCCTCCAGTTACACAGGTCGCATATTCAATTAGCAGGCTTCTCTTTTCATGATGTGTACATTCAGTATGGCAGCCTGTGGCCTGGAGCTGAATCAGCAGCTTGTGACTGATCATTCCTACCCATCCCATTTCACAGTACACCTCACCACTGCAGCAGAATCACTACAGAAGTAGCCCAAAACGTTGAGGCCCACGTGCCTATTGATTTCCTTAAGTCACAGTTAATGGTGGTAGTGGTTTGCTGCCTTCACTAGTCCTATATCAAAGGAAGACTGAAATTAAAGAAATATATTACTTGATTATCCAGCCTCCTACCTACTCAAACTGAAGTAATGCTCCCCTGATATCCATGAGCCATTCTGCAAGGCTACCACCACTTCTGTATTGCCAGCAAAATTAGACGCAAAGAGGCTCTGGGCCTAAATCTTCTCTCACTCACACAGGTGAGAATCAGGAGTGATTCCACTAAAGGTAAACGAATTACGCAGGAGTAGAAGACTCCATATACTTGGCAAACAGCAGTCCTTGATAGAGCCTCTTTTATATAAATGCACCTAAGAAAACCCAGTCCAAGTTTAGGTCACTAGCTCAGTTCAGGACAAGCCAGTATTGACCATCTGTTGGCGATTAATGGACTTTTGTGGTATAAGCGGATTGTTCTCAATACAGTACACAGGCACCCATATCTTAACAAGCTAAAATAAAGAGATATTTAACAAGAGTCATAGCATTCTGAAGACATTTACTATCAAGATGCGGCCAATTGTTACCTTGCCCACTTTACTGCATGGTACACCCCTTTCCCTTAGCCTTTGGGTGCTTTTGGTAGCCTAAGGGAAATTGTTCAGAACCTAGCACATTGTAGGCCCATTCTTACTATTAGTACCTTGTTCATGGAGAGGCCAATGACAGAGATGACATGGAGTCCTAGCTACCCAGTAAAAATCCCTCCAGAAGAGAGTTGCAGTACATTGGTGGGTTTGTGTGGAGAAGCTTACTCTGGCATTGCCTGTGAGATACGTGTCCCATGAGTGACAGACTGAAATCGCCATTACTAGGAGACCAGTATTTCACGGGCACTCACCACTCACACTGACAGACAGCCCCAGCTGCTCAATGGAGCCTGCTCACCTGCATTTCTCTCCCAcagaggcaggggaaaaaaaaaaaaaaaaaaaaaaacacaccacacattAGCAGGACAGCTAGAATTTCCTTCCATAGCCGGACAAACCAAAGTGGTGGAGAGAAAGGCCCCGAATACCCATGCTAAAAACAAAGTGTGTTTGTGCTTAACACACTGAAGCAATTGTTTGAGAACAGGGTCACTGGTGTAAAAGAAATCCATATAAAACTGCTagagtcaatgagacttaggggATTTACAGAGAAGCAAAGTTAAAGGTACCTGGAGGCTGCTTTAACCTACATACCAGATTTCACTCTCAGACCTCAGAAGAGCCGCAGTGCTACTTTCTTGTGTGGGGCAGTTCTGCAACTCCAGCACTATTTCAGTCCTGAGCTCTGTCAAAGCAAAAGTCATAGTTAATGTCAAACTGTAGCAGGCATTATTTTTTGCAGGGACCCATCACCAGTGATTGTCACTTACCTAGCCATACATTGGAACAAGTTTACCCAGTtggggcaggaatgggggagAAAGAGGTGGGTTACCTCATCCAAGACTCAATAGTAGAGCCAGACTTCTGGGGAAGCACCAAGCAGTTAGTATGCTGGAGTGATTTTCTTGGGGGAGGTGGGGTTGAGTTGGGTTTTAAACTAGGACAAGTAAGAGATAACATCCAGTTCATGCCTACCTGGTCATAAATCACAGccacccaccccttcctccatccctcccacaaGAAAGCCCCCATTTATTTGCCtatgttaaaataatgtattgATCCTGCCAGGGACCCTTTAGACAGGAGCC containing:
- the BIRC7 gene encoding baculoviral IAP repeat-containing protein 7 isoform X5 — its product is MNKCWDMEDSFPPEEIGSGPRHFRLSKTSMRSEEKRLRTFRQWPESSPVSATDLAKAGFFFLGPGDRVQCFCCGGILRSWEAEDQPMQEHQKFFPTCKFICGEDVGNQRMLPFLEILDYVDGQILSLLQRMDVEETALPRQPEYPEMETEAMRLATFQSWPPYTELYPEQLARAGFFYTGQGDTVRCFYCDGSLRNWELGDDPWREHAKWFPRCEFLLQSRGRDFVSSIQDSDFNTPVVPGGFWQRAEQDSPAPQEHAERETGVPGQRQDTQAECSKESAELLLSTEEQLRRLQEERMCKVCMDKDVSIVFVPCGHLVVCVECAPSLRRCPICRAVIRGSVRTFMS
- the BIRC7 gene encoding baculoviral IAP repeat-containing protein 7 isoform X7 translates to MNKCWDMEDSFPPEEIGSGPRHFRLSKTSMRSEEKRLRTFRQWPESSPVSATDLAKAGFFFLGPGDRVQCFCCGGILRSWEAEDQPMQEHQKFFPTCKFICGEDVGNQRMLPFLEILDYVDGQILSLLQRMDVEETALPRQPEYPEMETEAMRLATFQSWPPYTELYPEQLARAGFFYTGQGDTVRCFYCDGSLRNWELGDDPWREHAKWFPRCEFLLQSRGRDFVSSIQDSDFNTPGGFWQRAEQDSPAPQEHAERETGVPGQRQDTQAECSKESAELLLSTEEQLRRLQEERMCKVCMDKDVSIVFVPCGHLVVCVECAPSLRRCPICRAVIRGSVRTFMS
- the BIRC7 gene encoding baculoviral IAP repeat-containing protein 7 isoform X6 — translated: MNKCWDMEDSFPPEEIGSGPRHFRLSKTSMRSEEKRLRTFRQWPESSPVSATDLAKAGFFFLGPGDRVQCFCCGGILRSWEAEDQPMQEHQKFFPTCKFICGEDVGNQRMLPFLEILDYVDGQILSLLQRMDVEETALPRQPEYPEMETEAMRLATFQSWPPYTELYPEQLARAGFFYTGQGDTVRCFYCDGSLRNWELGDDPWREHAKWFPRCEFLLQSRGRDFVSSIQDSDFNTPVVPGGFWQRAEQDSPAPQEHAERETGVPGQRQDTQAECSKESELLLSTEEQLRRLQEERMCKVCMDKDVSIVFVPCGHLVVCVECAPSLRRCPICRAVIRGSVRTFMS